The genomic segment GGGCTTTAGCCAATAATAATAACTGGGAGTGTAAAGTGAGCTTTATGGAAAAATCTATTCGTAACATCATTATTGCAACGGTTGCTGCATTAACTTTTTCAACTACCTCTTTTGCAGCAGGTAATTCTGACGATGCAATTGCTGAACGAATTAAGCCCGTTGGCCAAGTTTATCTAGCAAGTGATGTCGCTGTTGTAGAAGAACCAACAGGACCTCGTTCAGGAGATCAGGTTTACAATACTTTTTGTATTGCTTGTCACTCTACTGGTGCGGCTGGGGCTCCAAAAACACAAAATGCAGCAGATTGGGCTCCTCGTATCGCTAAAGGTATGGATGTACTAAACAATCATGCACTAAATGGCTTTAATGCTATGCCAGCTCGTGGTTCTTGTATGAACTGTTCTGATGATGAAGTACTTGCAGCGGTTGAGCATCTTATTAAAGGACTATAATTTAATTATTATCTCCCTTTAACTCAATCATAAAAAATGCCCACTGATAATACAGTGGGCATTTTTATATCTGTTTACTTCTTCAGCATGGCTCTAAGGTTAGCAATGTTGGCTTTCCCTCTTTCCATCCTTTCTTCTTGAGTGGGTTTTGGCTTTTTCATTTCCCAATCCAAATCATCATGTGGCAGTTCTTCAAGAAAACGACTTGGCTCAGGACGAATTAACTCTCCATACTGGCGACGCTCTTTACATAGGGTAAACGTCAGCTCTTTTTGTGCTCTTGTTATTCCTACATAAGTCAAACGACGCTCTTCTTCTACATTATCTTCATCAATGCTCACTTGGTGAGGTAAAATCCCCTCTTCTGCACCAATTAAGTAAACATAAGGGAACTCTAAGCCTTTTGAAGCATGCAAGGTCATTAACTGAACCTGATCTGCACCGTCCTCATCTTCTCCTCGCTCCATCATGTCACGCAAAGTAAGACGCTGAACCACTTCTTTTAATGTCTTTTCTTCTTTGTCATAGTTATCACCCTCAAGATCAGCAACAATCCATGAATATAAGTCCGAGACATTTTTCATTCTCATCTCTGCCGCTTTTGAACTGGTAGATGTTTCATATAACCAATCTTCGTAATGAATATCTTTCACTAACGAACGAACCGCTTCAACCGTGTTACCACGCTCAGCGTTTTCTGAAATAGATACAACCCAATGAGAGAAACGGCGTAAAGATTCTAGCCCTCGTCCCGACAGAGTTTGCTCTAATCCCATTTCAAAACTGGCTTCAAATAAACTTTTACCACGCATATTGGCATAGGTACCGAGCTTTTCTAATGTTACCGGGCCTATTTCACGGCGCGGAGTGTTCACTACACGTAAAAAGGCATTGTCATCATCAGGATTTGTCAGTAATCGAAGATAAGCCATTATGTCTTTTATTTCAGCACGGGAGAAGAACGATGTCCCTCCAGAGATCTTATAAGGTACTCGGTTTTGCATCAGAGATTTTTCAATCAAACGAGATTGGTGATTACCACGGTATAGCACCGCGTAATCTTTATAATCTGTTCGGTTTAAAAAGCGATGGGCAATGATCTCTCCAACAACTCGCTCTGCTTCATGCTCATCATCTTTTGCTGTTAGTACCTTAATTTGCTCACCGTCTGGAATTTCTGAAAACAGACGCTTTTCAAATACGTGAGGATTATTGGCAATCAATATATTAGCCGCACGTAAAATTCGACTGGTCGAACGGTAATTCTGCTCTAGTTTTATCACTCGTAAAGCAGGGTAGTCTTCACTCAGCAGAACAAGGTTTTGAGGTTTTGCCCCACGCCATGAGTAAATAGACTGATCATCATCACCCACCACGGTTAATCGCCCTCTTTCACCAACTAATAGCTTAACTAACTCATATTGGCTGGTGTTCGTATCTTGGTATTCATCCACTAAAAGATAGCGGATCTTCATCTGCCAACGTTCACGCACGTCTTGATTGTTGCGGAGTAATAATACTGGCAATGAAATTAGATCATCAAAATCAAGGGCGTTATAGGCTTTCATTTGAGTGAGGTACATTTCATAACAAAAGGCAAATAGCTGATCTTGCTCAGAGCGAGCAAAACCTTTAACTTGAGCTGGTGTCAGCATCTCATTTTTCCAGTTTGAGATACTGCTCAATAACTGACGTAATAAATCTTTATCACCATCGATCTGCTTTTCTGTTAATTCCTTTAGTAAAGCGAGCTGGTCCTGATCATCAAATAAAGAGAAACCCGCTTTTAATCCTAATACTTTGTACTCTCGACGAATAATATCCAGACCTAACGAGTGAAAAGTAGAGACCATTAAACCACGAGACTCTTGCTTATTCAGTGTTTGCCCTACACGCTCTTTCATTTCACGAGCGGCTTTATTGGTGAATGTCACAGCGGCAATATTTCTGGCTTTATAGCCACATTGCTGTACGAGATAAGCTATTTTGTTGGTGATCACACGTGTCTTACCTGACCCTGCACCTGCCAATACTAAACATGGCCCAGAGACAAATTTTACGGCCTCATCTTGCTGTGGATTGAGTCTCATGAATCACCTATTAAATCGATAATGAATATTTGCGCCTATAATAAAGCTGTCGATGATGGAATACCATGTAAACCATCGATGAAAAATTGTGATCTTTACGTTTCTTGACACAAAAATAGATTACATTTTATTCATCGTAGCCTAAAATAATGAATGAACGTTCATTCATTTCATAAGGACCAATTTATGAAGGAAAAGCGTCAGCTCATTCTTGAATCTGCTGAGCAATTATTAGCTACCGATGGATTTCGTGGCTTGTCTATGCAAAAAGTAGCGAATCAAGCAGGCGTTGCTGCCGGCACGATATATCGCTACTTTGATGATAAAGAAGCCTTAATCGAAGAAATAAAACTGAATATTATGCAGCGTGTTGCATTTGCCATCCAAGAGAATGTGCAAGATTCAGATCCAATTAAAGTTCGATTTCGTACTATGTGGTTAAACATTTGGTACTTTGCTATTTCAGAGAAGAATACTTTTTTGAATCGTAATCAATACGACTCTCTCCCTTCTACTGATCTGGTGAAATTTAAGGAACTAGAGGAGAAAATGTTTGCCCAAGTAAATCAACTCTTTGTCGATGGACTTGAACAAGGTGTATTTAAACCTCTTAGCGTAGAAATATTAACTGGCCTTAGCTTAGAAGCGAGTGTTTGCTTAGCTCGAAAACATGCTCAAGGTTTTTTTACTTTAACAAACGATGATCTCGATGCGGCAATTGAAGCCAGTTGGGACGCTATTATTAAACACTAATTTGGAGTTCTAATCAGAATGAAAAAGTGGACTTTCTTTATGTTACTTCTTGCACTACTTCTTTTCGGTAGTGTGATTGGTTTTAACATGTTTAAACAACAAAAAATCGCTGAATATATGGCTAACCGACCAGAACCTGAATTCCCTGTTACGGTTGAAACCATTGCCTCATCTCATTGGACTCCAACCATTGAAGCTATTGGTTTTATTGAACCTAACCAAGGCGTTACCTTAACAACTGAAGTTAATGGTATTATTGATAAAATTTCATTTGATTCTGGTAGCCAAGTAAAAAAAGGCCAAGTATTGGTTTCTCTTGATTCTAAAGTAGAAAAAGCTAACTTGAAGAGTACTCAAGCTCGCTTGCCTGCAGCGGAAGCAAAATATAAGCGTTATAAGGGCCTATATAAGAAAGGTTCTATTTCAAAAGAAGCATACGATGAAGCTGAAGCAAACTACTTCTCTCTTGCTGCTGATATTGAAGGAATGAAAGCATCTATCGATCGTCGTGAGATCAAAGCACCTTTCAGTGGTGTTATCGGTATTCGTAATGTTTACCTAGGTCAATACCTACAGCCAAGCACTGATATCGTTCGTCTAGAAGATACAAGTGTAATGCGCTTACGCTTTACTGTTCCTCAAACTGATATCTCGCGCATCAATATTGGACAAGAAATCGATATTTCAATTGATTCTTACCCTGCGGACATTTTCAAAGGTTCTATTAGCGCTATTGAACCTGCGGTAAACATCCAAAGTGGCTTAATCGAGGTTCAAGCTGATATCCCTAATAATGGTGGCAAATTACGTAGCGGCATGTTCGCTCGTGCTGAAATCATTCTACCGACATTAGAAAACCAAGTTGTTATTCCTCAAACATCAATCACCTATACTCTTTATGGTGATAATGTTTATCTTGTTACAGAAAAAGATGGTGTAAAACGCGTTCAACAACATGTTGTGAAAGTAGGTGAGCGCTCAGAAGCGATTGCTCATATCCTTGAAGGTGTTAAAGCTGGCGATATGGTGGTAACCACAGGTCAGGTTCGTCTAAGTAATGATGCGAAAGTTCGTATTGTGGAAAGCGATGCAACAACACCACCTGCTGAAACACCAATGCTGTAATCGGAGGAACTATGCGCTTTACTGATGTTTTTATTAAACGTCCAGTTTTAGCGGTATCAATCAGCTTTTTGATTGCTTTGCTTGGGATTCAAGCAATTTTCAAAATGCAGGTTCGTGAATACCCTGAAATGACGAATACCGTTGTAACGGTAACAACTAGCTACTACGGGGCGAGTGCTGACCTTATTCAAGGTTTTATTACTCAACCCTTAGAGCAAGCCGTGGCTCAAGCCGATAATATCGACTTTATGACGTCACAATCAGTAATGGGTAAATCTACCATTACTGTAACAATGAAGTTGAATACTGACCCAAATGCAGCCTTGTCTGATATTTTGGCTAAGACAAACTCTGTTCGCTCTCAGTTACCAAAAGAATCTGAAGATCCGACAGTAACCATGTCTACAGGCTCAACAACTGCGGTACTTTATATTGGTTTTACTAGTGATGAATTAGTATCAAGCCAGATTACCGACTACTTAGAGCGAGTGATTAACCCTCAGTTATTCACTGTTAACGGTGTTTCAAAGGTAGATCTTTACGGTGGTATGAAGTACGCGTTACGTATCTGGTTAGATCCAGCACGTATGGCTGCTATTGATATGACTGCAACTGATGTTATGGGCGTGCTAAGCGCGAATAACTTCCAATCAGCAGCAGGTCAAGCTACCGGTGAGTTTGTTCTTTATAACGGCAGTGCTGATACTCAAGTCTCTAATGTTGAAGAACTAGAAAATCTTG from the Aliivibrio wodanis genome contains:
- a CDS encoding cytochrome c; this translates as MEKSIRNIIIATVAALTFSTTSFAAGNSDDAIAERIKPVGQVYLASDVAVVEEPTGPRSGDQVYNTFCIACHSTGAAGAPKTQNAADWAPRIAKGMDVLNNHALNGFNAMPARGSCMNCSDDEVLAAVEHLIKGL
- the rep gene encoding ATP-dependent DNA helicase Rep translates to MRLNPQQDEAVKFVSGPCLVLAGAGSGKTRVITNKIAYLVQQCGYKARNIAAVTFTNKAAREMKERVGQTLNKQESRGLMVSTFHSLGLDIIRREYKVLGLKAGFSLFDDQDQLALLKELTEKQIDGDKDLLRQLLSSISNWKNEMLTPAQVKGFARSEQDQLFAFCYEMYLTQMKAYNALDFDDLISLPVLLLRNNQDVRERWQMKIRYLLVDEYQDTNTSQYELVKLLVGERGRLTVVGDDDQSIYSWRGAKPQNLVLLSEDYPALRVIKLEQNYRSTSRILRAANILIANNPHVFEKRLFSEIPDGEQIKVLTAKDDEHEAERVVGEIIAHRFLNRTDYKDYAVLYRGNHQSRLIEKSLMQNRVPYKISGGTSFFSRAEIKDIMAYLRLLTNPDDDNAFLRVVNTPRREIGPVTLEKLGTYANMRGKSLFEASFEMGLEQTLSGRGLESLRRFSHWVVSISENAERGNTVEAVRSLVKDIHYEDWLYETSTSSKAAEMRMKNVSDLYSWIVADLEGDNYDKEEKTLKEVVQRLTLRDMMERGEDEDGADQVQLMTLHASKGLEFPYVYLIGAEEGILPHQVSIDEDNVEEERRLTYVGITRAQKELTFTLCKERRQYGELIRPEPSRFLEELPHDDLDWEMKKPKPTQEERMERGKANIANLRAMLKK
- a CDS encoding HTH-type transcriptional regulator, TetR family translates to MNVHSFHKDQFMKEKRQLILESAEQLLATDGFRGLSMQKVANQAGVAAGTIYRYFDDKEALIEEIKLNIMQRVAFAIQENVQDSDPIKVRFRTMWLNIWYFAISEKNTFLNRNQYDSLPSTDLVKFKELEEKMFAQVNQLFVDGLEQGVFKPLSVEILTGLSLEASVCLARKHAQGFFTLTNDDLDAAIEASWDAIIKH
- a CDS encoding putative multidrug transporter, HlyD family (Similar to Pseudomonas aeruginosa Multidrug transporter, membrane fusion protein MexA (PDB 1VF7), evalue=3e-21, identity=(80, 326)), whose amino-acid sequence is MKKWTFFMLLLALLLFGSVIGFNMFKQQKIAEYMANRPEPEFPVTVETIASSHWTPTIEAIGFIEPNQGVTLTTEVNGIIDKISFDSGSQVKKGQVLVSLDSKVEKANLKSTQARLPAAEAKYKRYKGLYKKGSISKEAYDEAEANYFSLAADIEGMKASIDRREIKAPFSGVIGIRNVYLGQYLQPSTDIVRLEDTSVMRLRFTVPQTDISRINIGQEIDISIDSYPADIFKGSISAIEPAVNIQSGLIEVQADIPNNGGKLRSGMFARAEIILPTLENQVVIPQTSITYTLYGDNVYLVTEKDGVKRVQQHVVKVGERSEAIAHILEGVKAGDMVVTTGQVRLSNDAKVRIVESDATTPPAETPML